From a single Camelus bactrianus isolate YW-2024 breed Bactrian camel chromosome 11, ASM4877302v1, whole genome shotgun sequence genomic region:
- the SLC35G1 gene encoding solute carrier family 35 member G1 isoform X3 yields MRPLDNSGAAEQLESGLQMKDNRPPGASQQPAAAEVAETPGPGRCWQCGSSPCGSSAQQVGSLLVKKVQDIHAVEISAFRCVFQMLIIIPCLIYRKTGFIGPKSQRIFLLLRGVLGSIAMILLYYAFQATSLADATVITFSCPVFTSIFACIFLKEKYSPWDALFTAFTITGVILIVRPPFLFGSSAVEMEEDYSVHLKGTFAALAHAVFAAVTLVILRKMGKSVDYMLSIWYYVVAGLIECVTVLFALGEWSLPYCGLDRLFLILIGLCGLGGQVFLTKAIQIEKAGLVALMKTMDVVFAFIFQVIFFNNIPSWWTVGGSLCVVASSTGAAIRKWYQSSR; encoded by the exons ATGCGGCCCCTGGACAACTCCGGGGCCGCGGAGCAGCTGGAGTCCGGGCTGCAGATGAAGGACAACCGGCCCCCGGGCGCCAGCCAGCAGCCGGCTGCCGCCGAGGTAGCGGAGACCCCTGGTCCTGGCAGGTGCTGGCAATGCGGTTCCTCGCCGTGCGGCTCGAGCGCGCAGCAGG TGGGCTCTTTATTGGTTAAAAAAGTGCAAGACATCCATGCTGTAGAAATTAGTGCATTCCGATGTGTGTTCCAAATGCTAATCATTATCCCTTGCTTAATATACAGAAA AACTGGATTTATAGGCCCAAAAAGTCAACGAATCTTCCTCCTTCTCAGAGGAGTCCTCGGTTCTATTGCCATGATCCTTTTATACTACGCCTTCCAGGCAACGTCCCTCGCTGATGCCACAGTTATCACATTTAGCTGTCCAGTGTTTACATCTATATTTGCTTGCatatttctcaaggaaaaataCAGCCCTTGGGATGCTCTCTTCACCGCATTCACGATCACTGGAGTGATCCTTATTGTGAGGCCaccatttctgtttggttccagTGCCGTGGAGATGGAAGAAGACTATTCAGTCCACCTGAAGGGCACGTTCGCAGCGCTTGCACATGCCGTCTTTGCTGCGGTGACTCTGGTCATCCTAAGGAAAATGGGGAAATCTGTGGACTACATGTTGAGCATTTGGTATTATGTAGTGGCTGGCCTCATCGAGTGCGTCACTGTCCTTTTTGCATTAGGAGAATGGAGTTTGCCCTACTGTGGGTTGGACAGGCTGTTTCTCATACTAATTGGGCTGTGTGGTTTGGGGGGTCAGGTGTTTCTCACAAAAGCCATTCAGATAGAAAAAGCAGGCCTGGTAGCACTAATGAAGACGATGGATGTGGTCTTTGCTTTTATCTTTCaggttattttctttaataatatacCATCATGGTGGACAGTGGGTGGCTCCCTCTGTGTAGTAGCCAGCAGTACTGGAGCCGCCATTCGTAAGTGGTACCAGAGTTCCAGATGA
- the SLC35G1 gene encoding solute carrier family 35 member G1 isoform X2 — MRPLDNSGAAEQLESGLQMKDNRPPGASQQPAAAEVAETPGPGRCWQCGSSPCGSSAQQEAEKKAPCPGLGLFYTLLSAFFFSVGSLLVKKVQDIHAVEISAFRCVFQMLIIIPCLIYRKTGFIGPKSQRIFLLLRGVLGSIAMILLYYAFQATSLADATVITFSCPVFTSIFACIFLKEKYSPWDALFTAFTITGVILIVRPPFLFGSSAVEMEEDYSVHLKGTFAALAHAVFAAVTLVILRKMGKSVDYMLSIWYYVVAGLIECVTVLFALGEWSLPYCGLDRLFLILIGLCGLGGQVFLTKAIQIEKAGLVALMKTMDVVFAFIFQVIFFNNIPSWWTVGGSLCVVASSTGAAIRKWYQSSR; from the exons ATGCGGCCCCTGGACAACTCCGGGGCCGCGGAGCAGCTGGAGTCCGGGCTGCAGATGAAGGACAACCGGCCCCCGGGCGCCAGCCAGCAGCCGGCTGCCGCCGAGGTAGCGGAGACCCCTGGTCCTGGCAGGTGCTGGCAATGCGGTTCCTCGCCGTGCGGCTCGAGCGCGCAGCAGG AAGCTGAGAAGAAAGCACCCTGCCCTGGACTTGGCTTGTTTTACACATTATTGTCTGCCTTCTTTTTCTCAGTGGGCTCTTTATTGGTTAAAAAAGTGCAAGACATCCATGCTGTAGAAATTAGTGCATTCCGATGTGTGTTCCAAATGCTAATCATTATCCCTTGCTTAATATACAGAAA AACTGGATTTATAGGCCCAAAAAGTCAACGAATCTTCCTCCTTCTCAGAGGAGTCCTCGGTTCTATTGCCATGATCCTTTTATACTACGCCTTCCAGGCAACGTCCCTCGCTGATGCCACAGTTATCACATTTAGCTGTCCAGTGTTTACATCTATATTTGCTTGCatatttctcaaggaaaaataCAGCCCTTGGGATGCTCTCTTCACCGCATTCACGATCACTGGAGTGATCCTTATTGTGAGGCCaccatttctgtttggttccagTGCCGTGGAGATGGAAGAAGACTATTCAGTCCACCTGAAGGGCACGTTCGCAGCGCTTGCACATGCCGTCTTTGCTGCGGTGACTCTGGTCATCCTAAGGAAAATGGGGAAATCTGTGGACTACATGTTGAGCATTTGGTATTATGTAGTGGCTGGCCTCATCGAGTGCGTCACTGTCCTTTTTGCATTAGGAGAATGGAGTTTGCCCTACTGTGGGTTGGACAGGCTGTTTCTCATACTAATTGGGCTGTGTGGTTTGGGGGGTCAGGTGTTTCTCACAAAAGCCATTCAGATAGAAAAAGCAGGCCTGGTAGCACTAATGAAGACGATGGATGTGGTCTTTGCTTTTATCTTTCaggttattttctttaataatatacCATCATGGTGGACAGTGGGTGGCTCCCTCTGTGTAGTAGCCAGCAGTACTGGAGCCGCCATTCGTAAGTGGTACCAGAGTTCCAGATGA
- the SLC35G1 gene encoding solute carrier family 35 member G1 isoform X1: MRRYCIQKRGPVCLGKDGSKTLASLARPQQRDGRLRASPGRRSLTWEAMASPSARGRGAEGERAAKDKRCPRGRGPGGGGGARREEGHARMRRTATATGRKSWAANPLPRALDAAVAAWRTPPGDAAPGQLRGRGAAGVRAADEGQPAPGRQPAAGCRRGSGDPWSWQVLAMRFLAVRLERAAGTGFIGPKSQRIFLLLRGVLGSIAMILLYYAFQATSLADATVITFSCPVFTSIFACIFLKEKYSPWDALFTAFTITGVILIVRPPFLFGSSAVEMEEDYSVHLKGTFAALAHAVFAAVTLVILRKMGKSVDYMLSIWYYVVAGLIECVTVLFALGEWSLPYCGLDRLFLILIGLCGLGGQVFLTKAIQIEKAGLVALMKTMDVVFAFIFQVIFFNNIPSWWTVGGSLCVVASSTGAAIRKWYQSSR, translated from the exons ATGCGGCGCTACTGTATTCAGA AAAGGGGTCCTGTGTGCCTTGGGAAGGATGGCTCCAAGACGCTAGCCAGTCTAGCCAGACCGCAGCAGAGGGATGGACGCCTTCGGGCCAGCCCCGGGCGCCGCAGCTTGACCTGGGAGGCGATGGCCTCCCCCAGCGCAAGAGGTCGGGGAGCTGAAGGTGAGAGGGCGGCGAAGGACAAGCGCTGTCCCCGCGGGAGGGggcccgggggcgggggtggggcacgGAGGGAGGAGGGCCACGCGCGCATGCGCCGCACCGCCACGGCAACCGGCCGGAAGAGCTGGGCAGCAAACCCGCTGCCGCGGGCGCTAGACGCCGCCGTGGCCGCGTGGAGAACGCCGCCCGGCGATGCGGCCCCTGGACAACTCCGGGGCCGCGGAGCAGCTGGAGTCCGGGCTGCAGATGAAGGACAACCGGCCCCCGGGCGCCAGCCAGCAGCCGGCTGCCGCCGAGGTAGCGGAGACCCCTGGTCCTGGCAGGTGCTGGCAATGCGGTTCCTCGCCGTGCGGCTCGAGCGCGCAGCAGG AACTGGATTTATAGGCCCAAAAAGTCAACGAATCTTCCTCCTTCTCAGAGGAGTCCTCGGTTCTATTGCCATGATCCTTTTATACTACGCCTTCCAGGCAACGTCCCTCGCTGATGCCACAGTTATCACATTTAGCTGTCCAGTGTTTACATCTATATTTGCTTGCatatttctcaaggaaaaataCAGCCCTTGGGATGCTCTCTTCACCGCATTCACGATCACTGGAGTGATCCTTATTGTGAGGCCaccatttctgtttggttccagTGCCGTGGAGATGGAAGAAGACTATTCAGTCCACCTGAAGGGCACGTTCGCAGCGCTTGCACATGCCGTCTTTGCTGCGGTGACTCTGGTCATCCTAAGGAAAATGGGGAAATCTGTGGACTACATGTTGAGCATTTGGTATTATGTAGTGGCTGGCCTCATCGAGTGCGTCACTGTCCTTTTTGCATTAGGAGAATGGAGTTTGCCCTACTGTGGGTTGGACAGGCTGTTTCTCATACTAATTGGGCTGTGTGGTTTGGGGGGTCAGGTGTTTCTCACAAAAGCCATTCAGATAGAAAAAGCAGGCCTGGTAGCACTAATGAAGACGATGGATGTGGTCTTTGCTTTTATCTTTCaggttattttctttaataatatacCATCATGGTGGACAGTGGGTGGCTCCCTCTGTGTAGTAGCCAGCAGTACTGGAGCCGCCATTCGTAAGTGGTACCAGAGTTCCAGATGA